A DNA window from Myxococcales bacterium contains the following coding sequences:
- a CDS encoding acetylglutamate kinase, with protein sequence MIAGRRVTDEPTLDVMKMVVAGKLNVDLCAALVAAGALPIGLHGASACVVRGQKRPAVVAGGGPEPIDFGLVGDAWSGCGEELVAPLLSGRLPPGHRVSRRDRRGQVFNINADIVANRVAVFLDAAALVLVSDVPGVLGDVERSDADPRITMAEKAALISGGTVTKGMIVKLEESFSALVAGVRRIHVVGRLAPTDLFREIETPGSVGTVLSEA encoded by the coding sequence GCCCACCCTCGACGTGATGAAGATGGTCGTGGCGGGCAAGCTCAACGTGGATCTGTGCGCCGCGCTGGTCGCCGCAGGGGCGCTGCCGATCGGGCTCCACGGCGCGAGCGCGTGCGTCGTGCGCGGTCAGAAGCGCCCCGCGGTCGTCGCGGGCGGCGGGCCCGAGCCCATCGATTTCGGGCTCGTGGGCGACGCGTGGTCCGGATGCGGCGAGGAGCTCGTCGCTCCGCTCCTGTCCGGCCGGCTACCGCCCGGTCATCGCGTCTCTCGGCGCGACCGGCGGGGGCAGGTCTTCAACATCAACGCCGACATCGTGGCGAACCGCGTGGCGGTGTTCCTCGACGCGGCCGCGCTCGTGCTCGTGAGCGACGTGCCGGGAGTCCTGGGCGACGTCGAACGATCCGACGCGGATCCGCGGATCACGATGGCGGAGAAGGCCGCGCTCATCAGCGGCGGCACGGTCACGAAGGGGATGATCGTGAAGCTCGAGGAGTCGTTCTCCGCGCTCGTGGCCGGCGTGCGGCGCATCCACGTCGTAGGGCGGCTCGCGCCCACCGATCTGTTCCGCGAGATCGAGACACCAGGCTCGGTGGGCACCGTGCTCTCCGAGGCGTGA